DNA sequence from the Methylomonas albis genome:
GATGTTAGTTTCAAAAGTATTTGCAGGGCAAATTTGATGAAAAGCGGACGCTCAACGTTGTCTTTCTTAGATTGCTTACGTTGGCCGACCAAGTTACGTTCAGTCAATTAGCGCTATTCTTTAATAGCGAAGTTCCCGGCATTTTCAAATTTTGCCACGCAAAGACGAATCTTGGGGTGTGCTTTCTGATGCCTCAGAAGACACGGGGATACATGCAAATTTAATTAAATCATGTCATTTAACACGGTTTAATCATGTCAAATCGCGTACTCCGTGCGTAAATCAGATTAGTTGACCGAGCTGCCATAGCTATTCTTCTTAGTCTAAAATTTCGTAACCAATTGTTTATATATAAAAATCAATCAATAAATGCTAACAAAAAAGAGCAACTCTAAGGCAAGGTACAAAAATTGCCTCATCTATGGATTGTAACCAATTTTTGTTTCGACCCTGTAATGCATGACATCAAAAGGATTAACTGACAATTACATCATCAGCCAATTATATTCAGACCACCATGATTGGCTTTTACATTGGATTGAGCGCAAAGTCTCCTGCCGCTTGCAAGCAGAAGATCATGCGCATGATACCTTTGTGCGCGTCATTGCATCAAAACAAGCCCCCAATCTAAAAGCGCCTCGCGCCTTTCTGACAACGATCGCAAATGGTTTGCTGATTAACCACTGGCGACGAAGCGACATAGAACAAGCCTACCTGGAGCGTATTGCGGCTTTTCCAGAAGAATTTGTCCTCTCACCCGAGGAAAACGCCATCATTCTTGAGGTACTACGAGAAATCGATGAATTACTGAATCAACTCCCGGCAAAAGTCCGTCAGGCATTTTTCTTGGCGCACTTTGAAGATCTCACCGATGCCGAAATTGCCCAGCAGATGGGCGTCAGTGACCGTATGGTCAGAAAATATGTTGCACAAGCCATGTTGCAATGCTTGAGCGCGGACCTTTAACGCAACGTGCAAAATCAACGCCGCGCTAGTATTGATCCGCAAATCCTGGCTCAGGCTGCCGAATGGTATGCGATCCTGCGTAAAGGGCAGGCACACCCAATTGAGCAAGCACAATGGGAAACCTGGCTGACCGAACACCCGGACCACCAAACCGCATGGTCCAGAGTGGAGTTCCATGCAGATCGACTCAGATCACTCCCCCCAAGGCCGCCTTAGTTGCACTCACAGCGCCTGATATACATCGTAGACGCGCTATCAAGAACCTCATGCTGTTAGGTGCGGTGGGATTATCCAGTTGGCAATTTTCCCGCAGCCGCTATTGGCAAGCATGGACTGCGGATTATCATGTTGCACAGGGTGAAACCAAAACCATCACCTTGGCGGATGGCTCAACGGTCATGCTGGATAGCGGCAGCGCCTTGAATGTTGAATTCAGCATGGATTTGCGACGCTTACAGTTGCTTGCCGGTGAAATTTACATCGAAACCGCCAAAGACAACATCGGTTGGCACCGACCATTGGTGGTCGATACACAAGACGGCAGGGTTAGGGCGCTCGGCACACGCTTTAGCGTTAGCAAACAACCCGACTACAGCCAGGTCGCTGTTTATGCCAATAGCGTTGAAATCCAACCCACCGATCCAACCGCCTCAAAACAACTGCTGCAAGCAGGCCAGGAAACCCAGTTTGTCACAACTCATACTGATCCAACCCACGCAATAAAATTCGACCAACCGGCTTGGAGTCGAGGCATCCTGCTTGCCGACAACATCCCACTTAGTGAATTTTTAGTACAACTGAATCGCTACCGAACAGGCTATGTCACCTGCGCGCCTGAGATTGCCGATATGCGCATTTTTGGCTCCTTTCCCCTCAAAGACACAGACAAAGTTCTGTTAAATCTCCAGGCCAACTTGCCGATCAAGCTATCCAGCCCATTCCCATACTGGGTAAAAATTCTACCGCGCTAGTCGGGTTGTTTTACTCGGGTCATTGCGCTCCTGCTTCTTGATCCGTGACTGGTTCCTGTATGTAGCCACTGCATGGACTCCAGTGTTTCCCAGAGCAAGTCGGCTGCAAGTAAATTTCAACAGCAGTACGTGTGCATGTCGCAAAAAAACTGAATTTATTTTTTAAACAAAATCATAGTGTTAAAAAAATAT
Encoded proteins:
- a CDS encoding DUF4880 domain-containing protein, translating into MQNQRRASIDPQILAQAAEWYAILRKGQAHPIEQAQWETWLTEHPDHQTAWSRVEFHADRLRSLPPRPP
- a CDS encoding FecR family protein, with amino-acid sequence MLLGAVGLSSWQFSRSRYWQAWTADYHVAQGETKTITLADGSTVMLDSGSALNVEFSMDLRRLQLLAGEIYIETAKDNIGWHRPLVVDTQDGRVRALGTRFSVSKQPDYSQVAVYANSVEIQPTDPTASKQLLQAGQETQFVTTHTDPTHAIKFDQPAWSRGILLADNIPLSEFLVQLNRYRTGYVTCAPEIADMRIFGSFPLKDTDKVLLNLQANLPIKLSSPFPYWVKILPR
- a CDS encoding sigma-70 family RNA polymerase sigma factor, with protein sequence MTSKGLTDNYIISQLYSDHHDWLLHWIERKVSCRLQAEDHAHDTFVRVIASKQAPNLKAPRAFLTTIANGLLINHWRRSDIEQAYLERIAAFPEEFVLSPEENAIILEVLREIDELLNQLPAKVRQAFFLAHFEDLTDAEIAQQMGVSDRMVRKYVAQAMLQCLSADL